In the Natronobacterium texcoconense genome, one interval contains:
- a CDS encoding GNAT family N-acetyltransferase, producing the protein MSTNADADLEVRAVADETEREDALTVRHEVFVEEQGVDEDLEYDEHDADAVHFVAYDGDETIGAARLRELGDGDVGKVERVAVLESRRGEGIGRKVMAAIEECATELGLAKLKLHSQTHAAEFYDRLGYERHGEEFEEAGIPHVEMRKSLQ; encoded by the coding sequence ATGTCAACGAACGCGGACGCGGACCTCGAGGTGCGCGCCGTCGCCGACGAGACCGAACGCGAGGACGCGCTTACGGTCCGACACGAGGTGTTCGTCGAGGAGCAGGGCGTCGACGAGGATCTCGAGTACGACGAGCACGACGCCGATGCGGTCCACTTCGTCGCCTACGACGGCGACGAGACGATCGGTGCTGCCCGGCTGCGTGAACTCGGGGACGGCGATGTCGGCAAGGTCGAACGCGTCGCCGTCCTCGAGTCGCGACGTGGTGAGGGGATTGGGCGGAAAGTGATGGCAGCAATCGAGGAGTGTGCGACCGAACTCGGGCTGGCGAAACTCAAACTCCACTCGCAGACCCACGCCGCGGAGTTCTACGACCGACTCGGGTACGAGCGACACGGTGAGGAGTTCGAGGAGGCAGGGATTCCGCACGTCGAGATGCGGAAGTCGCTACAGTAG
- a CDS encoding M48 family metalloprotease, whose amino-acid sequence MNLRLRICSVLAVFVAVNALFVLVVLWAYGVFLPWLVAGSIVFLQHGTVAVDVFRLPVSWLTAAVLVAAFLGAQVYYGYNRVLSRASSGDADHEVGRIVRRLSMTADVPEPNVRVVDGEEPSCYTIGRFTDATIVVSTGLIERLDSDELEAVLAHELAHVANRDVTLMTITTLFVEIADRVYHAARLARRALFDPDELTIRGKLALQWFLPLVALTYFFVAPLLWVFPTIADWSTRTLSHAREFAADAAAARTTGNPLALATALTTLAETTDTPATDLRIARTRALCIVPTNPVTGADADTNSIPATAESAAVDTRRDQVRTWLEGETPTIGAGTDTHPPVEKRVRRLQEIAVDLERTRGSK is encoded by the coding sequence ATGAACCTTCGTCTCCGAATCTGTAGCGTTCTCGCCGTTTTCGTCGCGGTGAACGCGCTGTTCGTCCTCGTCGTCCTGTGGGCCTACGGCGTGTTCCTGCCGTGGCTCGTCGCTGGGAGCATCGTCTTCCTCCAGCACGGAACGGTCGCCGTCGACGTCTTTCGGTTGCCGGTTTCCTGGCTCACCGCAGCGGTGCTGGTCGCGGCGTTTCTCGGCGCACAGGTGTACTACGGCTACAACCGCGTGCTCTCGAGAGCGAGCAGCGGCGACGCCGACCACGAAGTCGGCCGCATCGTCCGCCGCCTCTCGATGACCGCCGACGTTCCCGAGCCGAACGTTCGCGTCGTCGACGGTGAGGAACCGAGCTGTTACACGATCGGCCGGTTCACCGACGCGACGATCGTCGTCTCGACGGGCCTCATAGAGCGACTCGACAGCGACGAACTCGAGGCCGTCCTCGCCCACGAACTCGCTCACGTCGCCAACCGCGACGTGACGCTGATGACGATCACGACGCTGTTCGTCGAGATCGCCGATCGAGTCTATCACGCGGCGCGGCTGGCACGTCGGGCACTGTTCGATCCCGACGAGCTGACGATCCGGGGAAAACTTGCGTTGCAGTGGTTTCTCCCGCTCGTCGCACTGACGTATTTCTTCGTTGCACCGCTGTTGTGGGTGTTCCCAACGATCGCCGACTGGTCGACGCGGACCCTCTCTCACGCACGGGAGTTCGCCGCCGACGCCGCGGCCGCCCGGACGACGGGTAATCCCCTCGCTCTCGCGACTGCGCTGACGACGCTCGCCGAGACGACGGACACGCCGGCAACGGACCTGCGAATTGCCAGGACGCGTGCGCTGTGTATCGTCCCGACCAACCCCGTTACCGGTGCCGACGCCGACACGAACTCGATCCCAGCCACAGCGGAGTCGGCCGCCGTCGATACTCGCCGCGACCAGGTTCGGACGTGGCTCGAGGGGGAGACGCCGACTATCGGCGCGGGGACCGATACGCATCCACCGGTCGAGAAACGGGTGCGGCGGCTTCAGGAGATTGCCGTCGACCTGGAACGAACGAGGGGGTCGAAATGA
- a CDS encoding HIT family protein produces the protein MEQVFAPWRIEWIRRDEKNPDIDDCVFCELPELDDERENRLVARNDHAFVLLNNYPYNPGHVMVIPYAHTGEYGELTDEQLLGHAQLKQRTFDALEDSIEPDGFNAGLNLGDGAGGSIDDHLHTHIVPRWQGDTNFMPVLSDTTVIVEALEETYDHLHEAFAEQEGATVPDENSAVVFE, from the coding sequence ATGGAGCAGGTGTTTGCACCCTGGCGGATCGAGTGGATCAGACGCGACGAGAAAAACCCGGATATCGACGACTGTGTCTTCTGTGAACTTCCGGAGCTCGACGACGAGCGGGAGAACCGGCTCGTCGCACGCAACGACCACGCGTTCGTCCTCCTGAACAACTATCCGTACAATCCAGGTCACGTCATGGTCATTCCGTACGCCCATACCGGGGAGTACGGCGAGCTCACCGACGAGCAATTGCTCGGTCACGCCCAGCTGAAACAGCGGACATTCGACGCCCTCGAGGATTCGATCGAACCCGACGGATTCAACGCCGGCCTGAACCTGGGAGACGGTGCCGGTGGCTCCATCGACGACCACCTGCATACCCACATCGTTCCGCGCTGGCAGGGCGATACGAACTTCATGCCCGTGCTCAGCGATACGACGGTGATCGTCGAGGCTCTCGAGGAAACGTACGATCACCTCCACGAGGCGTTCGCCGAGCAAGAGGGTGCTACGGTTCCGGACGAGAACAGTGCGGTCGTCTTCGAGTAA
- a CDS encoding DUF4129 domain-containing protein has protein sequence MNGKHQLLFVLGCVVCLLAVASALPAADPRLAPPGGDESAAGDWESIDGTPSVTPDPVDDEMTDSRDSDDETSDSGSVRDPAIEIDGALEPGNEVRIEVDSASPFSEREVEVEEESIGYTDWGRIDATVPYTDEMTVSVPEDNTSRTVDVETNATIEFHDGAAPTADFELSAEVGSMPLEAGTVYVDGEEAATTDEDGFATVTLPERAGPADISVERGPVAGERTVEVAEPTVGFVSQFLFPGSPAPVQVSADGTPVPDATIELEDGESETTGDDGRAIVWLPIDDSATVTATVGEESTMTTVENLYLRLAALVVLVPGFVVGGVVTYVRLAARTDGRGIGLNGTFVALANVLSGVSDVLARSGGAFSRAVDAFEGAFAGLRDIHVPSVSLPRFDLVIPERSGRGLPSIGPALSSFGSAFGSVSLLGSLFEQSIRSGDSRTESGFLEDLFAGDESDDEDDEDDEDEPEGTEPATLADESLAPRGPRAEIRTAWHAFLDRIVPANRETLTPGQAARHALAAGFPSEQVARLVSIVRDVEYGNRDPSPERVLEARETATDLIEHDDREDDSTEGSE, from the coding sequence ATGAACGGGAAGCATCAGCTCCTGTTCGTGCTCGGCTGTGTCGTGTGTCTGCTGGCCGTCGCCAGCGCGTTACCGGCGGCGGATCCGCGACTCGCCCCGCCGGGTGGCGACGAGTCGGCGGCCGGGGACTGGGAATCGATCGACGGAACGCCTTCGGTTACCCCGGATCCAGTCGACGACGAAATGACTGATTCCCGCGATTCGGACGACGAGACGTCCGATTCCGGCTCCGTACGGGATCCCGCCATCGAGATCGACGGCGCACTCGAGCCGGGCAACGAGGTCAGGATCGAAGTGGACTCCGCGAGTCCCTTCAGCGAACGGGAGGTCGAAGTCGAGGAGGAATCCATCGGATACACCGACTGGGGGCGTATCGATGCCACCGTCCCGTACACCGACGAGATGACCGTGTCGGTCCCCGAGGACAACACGTCGCGAACGGTCGACGTCGAGACGAACGCGACGATCGAGTTCCACGACGGTGCCGCGCCGACTGCCGACTTCGAACTGTCGGCCGAAGTCGGCTCGATGCCGCTCGAGGCCGGGACCGTCTACGTCGACGGCGAGGAAGCAGCAACGACGGACGAGGACGGGTTCGCTACCGTGACGCTTCCCGAACGCGCCGGACCAGCGGATATCAGCGTCGAACGCGGTCCGGTTGCGGGCGAACGAACCGTCGAGGTCGCCGAGCCGACGGTCGGGTTCGTCTCCCAGTTCCTGTTCCCGGGATCGCCCGCTCCCGTGCAGGTCTCGGCGGACGGCACGCCGGTCCCGGACGCGACGATCGAACTCGAGGACGGCGAGAGCGAAACGACCGGTGACGACGGCCGGGCGATCGTCTGGCTGCCGATCGACGATTCGGCGACGGTTACCGCAACCGTGGGCGAGGAATCCACGATGACGACCGTCGAGAACCTCTATCTCCGGCTTGCGGCGCTCGTCGTGCTCGTCCCCGGCTTCGTCGTCGGCGGGGTCGTAACCTACGTCCGACTCGCCGCCCGCACCGACGGACGGGGGATCGGTCTCAACGGAACGTTCGTCGCGCTCGCGAACGTCCTTTCGGGAGTCTCCGACGTCCTCGCCCGGAGCGGCGGGGCGTTCTCGAGGGCAGTCGACGCGTTCGAGGGGGCGTTTGCGGGACTGCGAGATATCCACGTCCCGTCGGTGTCGCTGCCTCGGTTCGACCTCGTGATTCCGGAACGCAGCGGCCGGGGGCTGCCGTCGATCGGTCCAGCCCTCTCCTCGTTCGGCAGCGCGTTCGGTTCGGTGTCGCTGCTGGGCTCGCTGTTCGAGCAATCGATTCGTTCCGGCGACTCGCGGACGGAAAGCGGATTCCTCGAGGATCTGTTCGCCGGCGACGAGTCGGACGACGAGGACGACGAGGACGACGAGGACGAACCCGAGGGGACGGAGCCGGCGACGCTGGCCGACGAATCGCTCGCTCCTCGAGGCCCGCGCGCCGAGATTCGAACGGCCTGGCACGCGTTTCTCGACCGGATCGTTCCCGCGAACCGGGAGACGCTGACGCCGGGCCAGGCCGCCCGGCACGCGCTCGCGGCCGGGTTCCCGAGCGAGCAGGTGGCCCGACTCGTCTCGATCGTTCGCGACGTCGAATACGGGAATCGTGACCCCTCGCCCGAGCGAGTGCTCGAGGCGCGTGAAACGGCGACCGACCTGATCGAACACGACGACCGCGAGGACGATAGTACGGAGGGATCCGAATGA
- a CDS encoding glutaredoxin family protein — protein sequence MVTLYELDGCPYCERVADRLEELDVDYESVWVDALHSDRDEVKRVSGQRGVPVVVDEEYGVTMAESDRILEFLDEMYA from the coding sequence ATGGTCACGCTGTACGAACTCGACGGCTGTCCGTACTGCGAACGCGTCGCCGATCGACTCGAGGAACTGGACGTCGACTACGAGAGCGTGTGGGTCGACGCACTCCACTCCGACCGTGACGAAGTCAAGCGAGTCTCCGGTCAGCGCGGCGTTCCGGTAGTTGTCGACGAGGAGTACGGCGTGACGATGGCCGAGTCGGACCGAATTCTCGAGTTCCTCGACGAGATGTACGCGTAG
- a CDS encoding DUF7835 family putative zinc beta-ribbon protein, which produces MATTDNSFNGITEHCDECGLETIHEVSVQIRTESVKQENAQFSREPYRVSECQRCGTRTSQRMNNA; this is translated from the coding sequence ATGGCAACGACTGATAACTCATTCAACGGGATAACCGAACACTGTGACGAATGCGGACTCGAAACGATACACGAAGTGTCCGTGCAGATTCGAACGGAAAGCGTCAAACAGGAGAACGCGCAGTTCTCCCGTGAACCCTACCGCGTGAGCGAGTGCCAGCGATGTGGAACGCGCACGAGCCAGCGGATGAACAACGCGTAA
- the icd gene encoding isocitrate dehydrogenase (NADP(+)) yields the protein MSYDKIEVPEEGEKITLKEGTEDELEVPDNPIIPIIYGDGVGSDVGPAAQKVLEAAAEETGREINWMRVYAGESAREKYDENLPDETVEAIKEHRVAIKGPLTTPVGAGFRSLNVGLRKLLDLYANVRPTYHLDGVPSPVSEPSQMDMVTFRENTEDVYAGIEWEEGSDEVEEVKEFVEEDMGFDDVIHDGPVGIGVKPITEFGTKRLVRRAIDYALEHDRDSVTLVHKGNIMKFTEGQFRDWGYEVAEEEYGDEVITEDTLWEERDGEAPEDAVVVNDRIADNMLQQVLTRTDEYDILATMNLNGDYISDACGAQIGGLGIAPGANFGDGRLLAEPVHGSAPKYEGQDKVNPTAMILSGRMMLEYLGWDDAADLVRDAVEETISSGKVTYDLERQLEDAEKLATSEFAEEVVENIENLA from the coding sequence ATGAGCTACGACAAGATCGAGGTCCCCGAAGAGGGGGAGAAGATCACGCTGAAAGAAGGTACCGAGGACGAACTCGAAGTACCTGACAACCCGATTATTCCGATTATCTACGGTGACGGCGTCGGGAGCGACGTTGGTCCAGCCGCACAGAAAGTGCTCGAGGCCGCCGCGGAGGAGACCGGCCGCGAGATCAACTGGATGCGCGTCTACGCTGGCGAGTCCGCTCGCGAGAAGTACGACGAGAACCTTCCCGACGAGACCGTCGAGGCGATCAAGGAACACCGCGTCGCGATCAAGGGGCCGCTGACGACGCCCGTCGGCGCCGGCTTCCGCTCGCTGAACGTCGGACTGCGCAAGCTACTCGATCTCTATGCAAACGTTCGACCGACCTACCACCTCGACGGCGTCCCATCGCCGGTCTCCGAGCCGAGCCAGATGGACATGGTCACCTTCCGCGAGAATACGGAAGACGTCTACGCCGGCATCGAGTGGGAAGAGGGCTCCGACGAGGTCGAAGAGGTCAAGGAGTTCGTCGAGGAGGACATGGGCTTCGACGACGTCATCCACGACGGTCCCGTCGGCATCGGCGTCAAGCCGATCACGGAGTTTGGGACGAAGCGTCTCGTCCGCCGTGCCATCGACTACGCCCTCGAGCACGACCGTGACTCCGTTACCCTCGTCCACAAGGGTAACATCATGAAGTTCACCGAGGGTCAGTTCCGCGACTGGGGCTACGAGGTCGCCGAAGAGGAGTACGGTGACGAGGTCATCACCGAGGACACTCTCTGGGAAGAACGCGACGGCGAAGCACCCGAAGACGCCGTGGTCGTCAACGACCGCATCGCGGACAACATGCTCCAGCAGGTGCTGACCCGGACCGACGAGTACGACATCCTCGCGACGATGAACCTCAACGGGGACTACATCTCCGACGCCTGTGGCGCCCAGATCGGTGGTCTCGGTATCGCGCCTGGCGCGAACTTTGGCGACGGCCGCCTGCTCGCCGAACCCGTCCACGGCTCCGCACCCAAATACGAGGGCCAGGACAAGGTCAACCCGACCGCCATGATCCTCTCGGGCCGCATGATGCTCGAGTACCTCGGCTGGGACGACGCCGCCGACCTCGTGCGTGACGCCGTCGAGGAAACCATCTCCTCGGGCAAGGTCACCTACGACCTCGAGCGCCAGCTCGAGGACGCCGAGAAGCTCGCCACCAGCGAGTTCGCCGAGGAAGTCGTCGAGAACATCGAGAACCTCGCGTAA
- a CDS encoding tRNA (N(6)-L-threonylcarbamoyladenosine(37)-C(2))-methylthiotransferase, which yields MARYHIETYGCTSNRGESREIERRLRDAGHYRVDGPGEADVAILNTCTVVEKTERNMLRRAEELADETADLYITGCMALAQGEEFAAADVDGEVLHWDEVPQAVTNGECPTTTPDADPILDGVVGILPIARGCMSDCSYCITKKATGKIDSPSIEENVRKARALVHAGAKEIRITGQDTGVYGWDTGERKLHELLERICAIDGDFRVRVGMANPKGVHGIREELAEVFAENEKLYDFLHAPVQSGSDDVLGDMRRQHQVEEYLEVVDVFDDALDYWTLSTDFIVGFPTETDHDHEQSMALLRETRPEKINVTRFSKRPGTDAAEMKGLGGTVKKERSKEMSELKRDIVADAYESMVGERREDCLVVEEGTADSVKCRDSAYRQVIVQNATDHGLAPGDFVDLEITAHETMYAFGKPV from the coding sequence ATGGCCCGGTACCACATCGAAACGTACGGCTGTACGTCGAACCGCGGAGAGAGCCGCGAGATCGAGCGGCGGCTCCGGGACGCGGGACATTACCGGGTCGACGGCCCCGGGGAGGCCGACGTCGCCATCCTCAACACCTGTACCGTCGTCGAGAAGACCGAACGGAACATGCTCCGTCGGGCCGAGGAACTGGCCGACGAGACGGCCGACCTCTACATCACGGGCTGTATGGCCCTCGCTCAGGGCGAGGAGTTCGCCGCGGCCGACGTCGACGGCGAGGTCCTCCACTGGGACGAGGTCCCCCAGGCCGTCACCAACGGCGAGTGTCCGACGACCACGCCCGACGCCGACCCCATCCTCGACGGCGTCGTCGGCATCCTCCCCATCGCACGGGGCTGTATGTCCGACTGTTCGTACTGCATCACGAAGAAGGCGACTGGGAAGATCGACTCGCCGTCGATCGAGGAGAACGTCCGCAAGGCCCGCGCGCTCGTCCACGCGGGCGCGAAAGAAATACGTATCACCGGACAGGACACCGGCGTCTACGGCTGGGACACGGGCGAACGAAAACTCCACGAGTTGCTCGAGCGCATCTGTGCTATCGACGGCGACTTCCGCGTCCGCGTGGGGATGGCCAACCCGAAGGGCGTCCACGGTATCCGCGAGGAACTCGCCGAGGTCTTCGCCGAAAACGAGAAGCTGTACGACTTCCTGCACGCGCCCGTCCAGTCCGGCAGCGACGACGTGCTCGGCGACATGCGCCGCCAACACCAGGTCGAAGAGTACCTCGAGGTCGTCGACGTCTTCGACGACGCACTCGACTACTGGACGCTGTCGACGGACTTCATCGTCGGTTTCCCCACCGAAACCGACCACGACCACGAACAGTCGATGGCGTTGCTCCGGGAAACCCGCCCGGAGAAGATCAACGTCACCCGCTTCTCGAAGCGCCCGGGCACCGACGCCGCCGAGATGAAGGGACTTGGCGGCACCGTCAAGAAGGAACGCTCGAAGGAGATGAGCGAACTCAAACGCGACATCGTCGCCGACGCCTACGAGTCGATGGTCGGCGAACGCCGCGAGGACTGTCTCGTCGTCGAGGAGGGAACCGCCGACTCCGTGAAGTGCCGCGATTCGGCCTATCGGCAGGTCATCGTCCAGAACGCGACCGACCACGGCTTAGCGCCCGGCGACTTCGTCGACCTCGAGATCACGGCCCACGAGACGATGTACGCGTTCGGGAAGCCGGTCTAG
- the map gene encoding type II methionyl aminopeptidase, translating into MSESEVDLQSEKYEKHREAGEILAQVREETADRVEVGASHLEIAEYAEDRIRELGGEPAFPVNISVDHEAAHATPSIDDETTFGEEMINLDIGVHVDGWLADTAITVDLSGNPELAEASEQALEAAIDVIEPGVGTGEIGAEIEDVIDGYGFNPVVNLTGHGLGHWEQHTDPNIPNRAVSQGATLEVGDVVAIEPFATDGGGKVTEGASEEIYALEREGKIRNRDAREALEQITDEFRTLPFATRWLETDRAEMALRRLKRNDIVHGYPVLQEDDGCLVSQKEHTVIVTEDGCEVTTAE; encoded by the coding sequence ATGTCCGAATCCGAGGTGGACCTTCAGTCCGAGAAGTACGAGAAGCACCGCGAAGCTGGCGAAATCCTCGCACAGGTACGCGAGGAAACCGCCGACCGCGTCGAGGTCGGAGCGAGCCACCTCGAGATAGCCGAGTACGCGGAAGACCGGATCCGCGAACTGGGTGGCGAACCCGCCTTCCCCGTCAACATCTCCGTCGACCACGAGGCGGCCCACGCGACGCCGTCGATCGACGACGAGACGACCTTCGGCGAGGAGATGATCAACCTGGACATCGGCGTCCACGTCGACGGCTGGCTGGCCGACACCGCGATCACCGTCGACCTCTCCGGGAACCCCGAACTCGCCGAGGCGTCGGAACAGGCGCTCGAGGCCGCCATCGACGTGATCGAACCCGGCGTCGGCACCGGCGAGATCGGTGCTGAGATCGAAGACGTCATCGACGGCTACGGCTTCAATCCCGTCGTCAACCTCACCGGTCACGGGCTTGGCCACTGGGAACAGCACACCGACCCGAACATTCCCAACCGCGCCGTCTCGCAGGGAGCCACTCTCGAGGTCGGCGACGTCGTGGCCATCGAACCGTTCGCGACCGACGGCGGCGGCAAGGTCACCGAAGGCGCAAGCGAGGAGATCTACGCGCTCGAACGGGAAGGGAAGATCCGAAACCGGGACGCACGCGAGGCGCTCGAACAGATTACCGACGAGTTCCGGACACTGCCGTTCGCGACCCGGTGGCTCGAGACCGACCGTGCTGAGATGGCGCTGCGACGGCTCAAGCGCAACGACATCGTCCACGGCTATCCGGTACTACAGGAAGACGACGGCTGTCTCGTCAGCCAGAAAGAACACACCGTCATCGTCACCGAGGACGGGTGCGAAGTGACGACTGCCGAGTGA
- a CDS encoding isoaspartyl peptidase/L-asparaginase, with the protein MQVLVHGGAGSEPDEPEPRQAVLEEAAEAGTAESEPVDAVEAAIHVLESSPRFNAGVGSAVQSDGEIRTDAGIMTDDRAVGAACSMEGVEHAVSAARVVMEETPHGFVSGDHAVSLADAYGIETDVDLWSERTREKWTEEDLESTDDVRAQLESIHDRYGQSDPDGRDEPKDEHDHDTVGVVAFDGESLAAATSTGGRWLALAGRVGDVPQVGSGFYCSPSAAVSATGAGEDIARVTLSRRAARHVERGLEASEAANLAISEFGELTGSTAGLIVVDARGNLGSAYNSSQMQTAHHRD; encoded by the coding sequence ATGCAGGTACTCGTTCACGGTGGTGCCGGCAGCGAACCCGACGAACCAGAACCCAGACAGGCAGTCCTCGAGGAGGCGGCCGAAGCCGGGACAGCGGAATCGGAACCAGTCGACGCGGTCGAGGCCGCAATACACGTCCTCGAGTCCTCGCCGCGGTTCAACGCCGGCGTCGGCAGCGCCGTCCAGAGCGACGGGGAGATTCGGACGGACGCGGGGATCATGACCGACGACCGAGCGGTTGGCGCGGCCTGTTCGATGGAAGGCGTCGAACACGCTGTCAGCGCCGCACGAGTCGTCATGGAGGAAACCCCCCACGGATTCGTCTCCGGCGATCACGCCGTCTCGCTGGCCGACGCTTACGGAATCGAGACGGACGTCGACCTCTGGTCCGAGCGCACGCGCGAGAAGTGGACTGAAGAAGACCTCGAGTCGACCGACGACGTCCGTGCCCAACTCGAGTCGATTCACGACCGGTACGGCCAGTCGGATCCCGACGGTCGGGACGAGCCAAAAGACGAACACGACCACGACACAGTCGGCGTAGTCGCCTTCGACGGCGAGTCGCTCGCGGCGGCGACCTCGACCGGCGGACGATGGCTCGCGCTCGCCGGCCGCGTCGGTGACGTTCCGCAGGTCGGCTCCGGCTTCTACTGTTCGCCGTCGGCGGCGGTGAGCGCAACGGGTGCCGGTGAAGACATCGCGCGCGTGACGCTCTCGAGACGCGCCGCACGCCACGTCGAACGCGGCCTCGAGGCAAGCGAGGCAGCCAACCTCGCGATTTCCGAGTTCGGGGAGCTCACCGGTTCGACTGCGGGACTCATCGTCGTCGACGCACGCGGAAATCTCGGCTCGGCCTACAACAGTTCCCAGATGCAGACGGCACACCATCGGGACTGA